A window of the Candidatus Aminicenantes bacterium genome harbors these coding sequences:
- a CDS encoding S8 family peptidase: MNKRWKRQSLTALLLMVWLAVLPAGAAIKKTTDETPRPPRRLTQDPADDGAVFREGEVLVKFKKMMTRSEAGMLARDLAADEVREFSLLSQWRQCAYMLITSSTATTQELLASLRSRPDVEAVSPNYRRRRQRLPNDPKFPRLWGLTKIAAPAAWEKTTGSPEVVLAVLDTGVDYRHEDLAANMWRNPGEIAANGVDDDNNGFVDDVFGFDFSANKNGGRDSDPMDIDTHGTHIAGIMAAVGDNGRGVCGVNWNAKVMALKCFRPDGFLYDSDAIAAIEYAVLMKRDYGVNLVAINASFGGTGDSPLQKDAIAEAGGQGIIVVCAAGNGSVDSDQTTFYPAGYDLPNIIAVAASDSEDRLADFSNYGANSVDIAAPGTNILSTFPSGKGFAGTLLSGASAYDAMPLEFSGPPPLPAWPLSWSTAAAAWTAVLSRPPSWETSP, from the coding sequence ATGAACAAACGCTGGAAACGGCAATCGTTGACGGCATTGCTTTTAATGGTCTGGCTGGCCGTGCTGCCCGCCGGGGCAGCGATCAAAAAAACGACCGACGAAACCCCGCGCCCGCCCCGGCGCCTCACCCAGGACCCGGCGGACGACGGCGCGGTTTTCCGCGAAGGCGAAGTCCTGGTCAAGTTCAAAAAAATGATGACCCGGAGCGAGGCCGGAATGCTGGCCCGCGACCTGGCGGCGGACGAGGTCAGGGAATTTTCACTGCTGTCGCAGTGGCGGCAGTGCGCCTACATGTTGATCACATCTTCTACGGCCACAACTCAGGAGCTGCTCGCCTCCTTGCGCTCGCGTCCGGACGTGGAGGCGGTGTCGCCCAATTACCGCCGCCGCCGGCAGCGCCTGCCCAATGATCCGAAGTTCCCCCGGCTCTGGGGGCTGACCAAGATCGCCGCCCCCGCGGCCTGGGAAAAAACTACCGGCTCGCCCGAGGTGGTGCTCGCCGTCCTGGACACCGGGGTCGATTACCGCCACGAGGACCTGGCGGCCAACATGTGGCGCAACCCCGGCGAGATCGCCGCCAACGGCGTCGATGATGACAACAACGGATTTGTCGATGATGTTTTCGGCTTTGATTTCTCCGCTAACAAGAACGGCGGCCGGGACAGCGATCCCATGGACATCGACACCCACGGCACCCACATCGCCGGAATCATGGCCGCGGTCGGTGACAACGGCCGCGGCGTTTGCGGGGTCAACTGGAACGCAAAGGTCATGGCGTTGAAGTGTTTCCGGCCCGACGGTTTCCTCTACGATTCCGATGCCATCGCCGCCATCGAGTACGCCGTCCTGATGAAGCGCGATTATGGGGTCAATCTGGTGGCCATCAACGCCTCGTTCGGCGGCACCGGCGACAGTCCGCTGCAGAAGGACGCCATCGCCGAGGCGGGCGGCCAGGGCATCATCGTGGTCTGCGCGGCCGGCAATGGCAGTGTGGACAGCGACCAGACCACCTTCTATCCGGCCGGTTACGACTTGCCGAACATCATCGCCGTGGCCGCCAGCGATAGCGAAGACCGGCTTGCCGATTTTTCGAACTACGGGGCGAACTCGGTCGATATCGCCGCCCCCGGCACCAATATCCTCTCCACTTTCCCCAGCGGCAAGGGGTTCGCCGGGACATTGCTCTCGGGAGCGAGCGCGTACGATGCGATGCCTTTGGAATTTTCGGGCCCCCCCCCGTTGCCGGCCTGGCCGCTCAGCTGGTCGACTGCGGCCGCGGCCTGGACAGCGGTTCTTTCCCGGCCGCCGTCATGGGAAACATCGCCCTGA
- a CDS encoding thioredoxin family protein, which yields MKKKILAVFYLLFAVTATAAAQFNEPSAFKPSIAPRVDAAQGSVDFAFQVPAGYHITDLKNNFFSIELEKNAGAVIERVVFPDGTPYGEEKVFSGSFIVRAYLKTPAPLGAPLPLSFDVSYQICQEFPQELCYPPDQSLVPVTLPAGFRSSPGPDAAAATADAGGAHQGGPLASRLERLIRGQLSHASFLLFIFVFVAGFLASLTPCVYPVIPIIMGYVGGRSNGRKLKGFSLSLFFVLGLALVYSLLGVIAAKAGSLIGISFQNPVVVSLIAAIFIVMGLSLAGLFSIPVPAWVSAKLSRGHKSDIVGSMIVGGVSAIIAAPCVGPVLIALLSWISQSGNILLGFWLTFVFSLGMSVIFLVAGTFSGAISALPRGGHWMSTVKYFFAALLIAGGIYFLGNILSPWLTLVIWGVFLITLAVGLGLFRPQHEATMVHTLAKSTALVVLLCGAIVFYHGLAGRFFPSATTVPVVAEKSLPWLADLAQAREKARLENKRLMVDAWAEWCAACRELDEETFSRADVAESLRNYVLVKIDLTSKNTANEELRKSLAIIGMPTIIFFDPAGKELGRFSGFLNGSDFIDMLGGLN from the coding sequence ATGAAAAAGAAAATATTAGCCGTTTTTTATCTGCTGTTCGCGGTTACCGCGACCGCTGCAGCCCAGTTCAACGAGCCGTCGGCGTTCAAGCCGTCGATTGCCCCCCGGGTCGATGCCGCGCAAGGGAGCGTCGACTTTGCCTTCCAGGTTCCGGCCGGCTACCATATCACCGATCTGAAAAACAATTTTTTCAGCATCGAGCTCGAAAAAAACGCCGGCGCGGTTATCGAGCGGGTGGTTTTCCCGGATGGAACCCCGTACGGAGAAGAAAAGGTTTTCTCGGGCAGCTTCATCGTCCGCGCCTACCTGAAGACCCCGGCGCCGCTCGGCGCGCCCCTGCCCTTGTCCTTCGATGTCTCGTATCAGATCTGCCAGGAATTCCCGCAGGAACTCTGCTACCCTCCCGACCAGAGCCTGGTGCCGGTCACCCTCCCTGCCGGCTTCCGTTCCTCCCCGGGACCGGACGCGGCCGCGGCGACGGCTGACGCCGGAGGGGCCCACCAGGGCGGCCCGCTGGCGTCGCGGTTGGAAAGGCTGATCCGCGGACAGCTCAGCCATGCCTCCTTCCTGCTCTTCATTTTTGTCTTCGTCGCCGGTTTTCTGGCCAGCCTGACCCCCTGCGTCTACCCGGTCATTCCCATCATCATGGGCTACGTGGGCGGCCGCAGCAACGGCCGCAAGTTGAAGGGCTTCAGCCTCTCCCTGTTCTTCGTCCTCGGCCTGGCCCTGGTCTATTCGCTGCTGGGGGTCATCGCCGCCAAGGCCGGCTCGCTGATCGGCATTTCATTCCAGAACCCGGTCGTGGTCTCGCTCATCGCCGCCATTTTCATAGTCATGGGCCTGAGCCTGGCCGGGCTGTTCTCCATCCCGGTGCCGGCCTGGGTGTCAGCCAAGCTCTCCCGCGGCCACAAGAGCGACATCGTGGGCAGCATGATCGTCGGCGGGGTCTCGGCCATCATCGCCGCCCCCTGCGTCGGCCCGGTGCTCATCGCCCTGCTTTCCTGGATCAGCCAGTCGGGAAACATCCTCCTCGGTTTCTGGCTTACCTTCGTTTTCTCACTCGGCATGAGCGTCATTTTCCTGGTGGCGGGAACGTTTTCCGGCGCCATCTCGGCCCTGCCTCGCGGCGGCCATTGGATGAGCACGGTGAAATATTTTTTCGCCGCCCTGCTGATCGCCGGCGGCATTTACTTCCTGGGCAATATCCTCAGCCCCTGGCTGACGCTGGTTATCTGGGGCGTCTTCCTCATCACCCTGGCCGTCGGCCTCGGCCTGTTCCGCCCGCAGCATGAAGCCACCATGGTCCACACCCTGGCCAAATCGACGGCGCTGGTGGTTCTTTTGTGCGGCGCCATCGTGTTTTACCACGGGCTGGCCGGCCGTTTCTTTCCGTCCGCGACAACGGTTCCCGTTGTCGCAGAAAAATCGCTGCCCTGGCTGGCTGATCTGGCCCAGGCCAGGGAAAAAGCCCGCCTGGAGAACAAGCGGCTGATGGTCGATGCCTGGGCCGAGTGGTGCGCCGCTTGCCGCGAACTGGATGAAGAGACCTTCAGCCGGGCCGATGTAGCCGAGAGCTTGAGAAACTACGTCCTGGTCAAGATCGACCTGACCAGCAAAAACACCGCCAACGAGGAATTGCGCAAATCACTGGCGATTATCGGCATGCCGACGATCATCTTTTTCGACCCGGCCGGGAAGGAGCTGGGCCGCTTTTCCGGATTTCTCAATGGCAGCGATTTCATCGACATGCTCGGCGGCCTGAACTAA
- a CDS encoding DUF933 domain-containing protein, producing the protein MILTIFGYPKTGKTTLFNLLTEKKEKISKYSTASNEFHKAIVDVPDARLQKLAAFFETPPVYAKIEFLDAGAISLGEVKNSTFIDLLRRADGLVHLVRAFQDPEILHPLETIDPARDMAAMEDELKTIDFLTIEKRLERLEVDVKKIKAKDLQEELELLKKLQPFLESGKPLREYPFSEKEELLVRGFKFLSAKPLLNLINADENTLKAHAALARPAENKKTTALFAAKIEQELLELSAEERPVFQREYGLPDYRYIRDEFIKTSYGLMNLISFFTVGKDETKAWTIEAGSGAYIASGKIHSDIQKGFIRAEVIGWREFLECNGFAKAKEKGLLRLEGKEYVVRDGEIVHFRFNT; encoded by the coding sequence ATGATCTTAACCATATTCGGCTATCCCAAAACCGGCAAGACCACGCTTTTCAACCTGCTCACCGAGAAAAAAGAGAAAATTTCCAAATACTCCACCGCCAGCAACGAATTTCACAAAGCCATCGTCGACGTCCCCGACGCGCGCTTGCAGAAGCTGGCCGCCTTTTTCGAGACCCCGCCCGTCTACGCCAAGATCGAGTTCCTCGACGCAGGCGCCATCTCCCTGGGCGAAGTGAAAAATTCGACCTTTATCGACCTGCTGCGCCGCGCCGACGGCCTGGTGCACCTGGTGCGCGCCTTCCAGGATCCGGAAATCCTCCATCCGCTGGAAACGATCGACCCGGCCCGCGACATGGCCGCCATGGAGGACGAGCTGAAGACCATCGACTTCCTGACCATCGAGAAGAGGCTGGAGCGGCTGGAAGTAGACGTGAAAAAAATCAAGGCCAAGGACCTGCAAGAGGAGCTGGAATTGCTCAAAAAGCTGCAGCCCTTCCTGGAAAGCGGCAAACCTTTGCGCGAATACCCGTTCAGCGAGAAGGAGGAACTGCTGGTGCGCGGCTTCAAGTTCCTCTCGGCCAAGCCGCTGCTGAACCTGATCAATGCCGATGAAAATACCCTGAAGGCCCACGCCGCCCTGGCCCGCCCGGCGGAAAACAAGAAGACCACCGCCCTGTTCGCGGCCAAGATCGAGCAGGAACTGCTGGAGCTGAGCGCCGAAGAAAGGCCGGTTTTCCAGCGCGAGTACGGTCTGCCTGATTACCGCTACATCCGCGACGAATTCATCAAGACCAGTTACGGATTGATGAACCTGATCTCGTTCTTTACCGTGGGCAAGGACGAAACCAAGGCCTGGACCATCGAAGCCGGCTCAGGCGCCTATATCGCCTCGGGCAAGATCCACAGCGACATCCAGAAGGGCTTCATCCGCGCCGAGGTCATCGGCTGGCGGGAATTCCTGGAATGCAACGGCTTCGCCAAGGCCAAGGAGAAGGGGTTGCTGCGTCTGGAGGGCAAGGAATACGTCGTCCGGGACGGCGAGATCGTCCATTTCAGGTTCAATACGTAA
- a CDS encoding S8 family serine peptidase: MGNIALIERGDKTFAEKTRLAQEGGAVAAVIFNNEAGNFSGTLGEAGNWIPVVSLAREDGLLEKALGIHPVTLVIGASDYDIMEGTSMAAPYVCGTVGLLAALYPTDAMLKRIARIYSASDRLASLDKKVKTGGRLNLARSLERNLLLILAVFRQQVNIWVLKKDFAQVYFSVENDPGSGVSGASYGIYRSSGDSGFEMIKEVAASELQNNSYTYYDKYLDRGVAYTYLIQARNAQGEVIASSTPESI; this comes from the coding sequence ATGGGAAACATCGCCCTGATCGAGCGCGGCGACAAGACCTTCGCCGAAAAGACGCGGCTCGCCCAGGAAGGCGGCGCCGTGGCCGCGGTGATCTTCAACAATGAAGCCGGTAATTTTTCCGGCACCCTGGGCGAAGCCGGGAACTGGATCCCGGTCGTCTCCCTGGCCAGGGAGGACGGTCTGCTGGAAAAGGCCCTCGGCATTCACCCGGTGACGCTCGTTATCGGCGCCTCCGACTACGACATCATGGAGGGCACATCCATGGCTGCGCCCTATGTCTGCGGTACCGTCGGCCTTCTGGCTGCCCTTTATCCGACCGATGCCATGCTCAAGCGCATCGCCCGCATTTATTCCGCGTCCGACCGTCTGGCTTCCCTGGACAAAAAAGTGAAGACCGGGGGGCGTTTGAACCTGGCCCGTTCCCTGGAACGGAACCTGCTGCTGATCCTGGCGGTCTTTCGCCAGCAGGTCAACATCTGGGTGCTGAAAAAAGATTTTGCCCAGGTTTATTTCAGCGTCGAAAACGATCCCGGATCCGGGGTCAGCGGCGCCAGCTACGGCATTTACCGCAGCAGCGGCGACAGCGGTTTCGAAATGATCAAGGAGGTCGCGGCCTCCGAATTGCAGAACAATTCGTACACCTATTACGACAAATACCTCGATCGCGGCGTGGCCTATACCTACCTGATCCAGGCCAGGAACGCCCAGGGCGAGGTGATCGCCAGTTCCACTCCAGAGAGCATCTGA
- a CDS encoding serine hydrolase: MKKLSRVILLLGLGTAVILAAPVDAENVADLSGPPLSQAEMLARVSALIDEQVKADLFSGVVLLAQEGQVLLHEARGLASSEYNAANRPDTRFNLGSINKIFTRVAIGQLLEGKKLSLDDPIKKFLPDYPNPEAAEKVTVRQLLDMTSGIGDFFGKKYVETPKDRLRSLSDYLPLFANEPLLFEPGSNRRYSNGGYVVLGLIIEKASGKSYGDYVRDNIYQPAGMEATSHLDADIPAANVASGYTRFWDEGDHAAEPRRNNLYTRPARGSSAGGGYSTAADMLRFALALKAGKLLGPLTREWFNGPQAYAGGAPGINAELDIEPVPGWTVVVMGNYDPPAANNLAQKIEILLKRMR; this comes from the coding sequence ATGAAAAAATTGTCCAGAGTGATTTTGCTGCTGGGGCTGGGCACGGCGGTCATCCTGGCTGCGCCGGTCGATGCCGAAAACGTCGCCGACCTGTCCGGCCCTCCCTTAAGCCAAGCCGAGATGTTGGCGCGCGTCAGCGCGCTGATCGACGAGCAGGTGAAGGCCGACCTGTTTTCTGGCGTGGTGCTGCTGGCGCAGGAAGGCCAGGTATTGCTGCACGAAGCCCGCGGCCTGGCCAGCAGCGAATACAATGCCGCCAACCGCCCCGATACTCGCTTCAACCTGGGTTCGATAAACAAGATCTTCACCCGCGTGGCCATCGGCCAGCTGCTCGAAGGGAAAAAGCTGTCCCTGGACGACCCGATCAAAAAATTCCTTCCCGACTATCCCAACCCGGAGGCGGCGGAAAAAGTTACGGTGCGCCAGCTGCTGGACATGACCTCGGGCATCGGTGATTTTTTCGGCAAAAAATACGTTGAAACGCCCAAGGACCGCCTCCGTTCATTGAGCGATTACCTGCCCCTGTTTGCCAACGAGCCCCTGCTCTTCGAGCCGGGGAGCAACCGCCGCTATTCCAATGGCGGCTACGTCGTTCTGGGGCTGATCATCGAAAAAGCCTCGGGAAAAAGCTACGGCGACTACGTGCGCGACAACATTTACCAACCGGCGGGCATGGAAGCGACCAGCCACCTGGACGCCGACATCCCGGCAGCCAATGTGGCCAGCGGCTACACCCGCTTTTGGGATGAAGGAGACCACGCAGCCGAGCCCAGGCGCAATAACCTCTACACCCGGCCGGCGCGGGGCAGCTCGGCCGGCGGCGGCTACTCGACGGCCGCCGACATGCTTAGATTCGCGCTGGCCTTGAAAGCGGGAAAGCTGCTCGGGCCCTTGACCAGGGAGTGGTTCAACGGGCCGCAGGCGTACGCCGGCGGCGCGCCGGGGATCAACGCCGAGCTCGACATCGAGCCGGTCCCGGGCTGGACAGTCGTGGTCATGGGCAACTACGATCCGCCGGCTGCCAACAACCTGGCGCAAAAGATCGAGATCCTGCTGAAACGGATGCGCTGA
- a CDS encoding DUF6498-containing protein, with amino-acid sequence MDSTMATTGAEATIPAKTLRQRLRASSLALLTANLMPLLGVLALNWDVTPIMVFYWSENLVVGFYNVLKMRRAQGSVASSSTTLNDRPVQQSDRRAMIVFFIVHYGMFTPGPRPRAPRFTPWWCWSA; translated from the coding sequence ATGGACTCCACCATGGCAACAACCGGGGCCGAGGCTACCATCCCGGCAAAAACTTTACGCCAGCGCTTGCGCGCCTCCAGCCTGGCCCTGCTCACGGCCAACCTGATGCCGCTGCTCGGCGTGCTGGCCCTGAACTGGGACGTGACCCCGATCATGGTTTTTTACTGGTCCGAGAACCTGGTGGTCGGGTTCTACAACGTGCTCAAGATGCGGCGGGCCCAGGGTTCGGTCGCTTCGTCGAGCACCACCCTGAACGACAGGCCGGTACAGCAATCGGACCGGCGGGCGATGATCGTTTTTTTCATCGTCCACTACGGCATGTTCACGCCTGGGCCCAGGCCAAGGGCTCCCCGGTTTACGCCTTGGTGGTGTTGGTCAGCTTGA
- a CDS encoding SpoIIE family protein phosphatase — translation MAERISRFKDEVLGLYSEVNLNALLEKITASIKAYMGSEEASIFLYDPEKEELTFETATGDQEKTLKQIVLKKGQGVAGWIAAERKGVIINDSQHDPRHTGMVDRKILFQTQSILGVPVLLEDRVLGVLEAVNKKRGKFSKDDLQVLQQMAGFLAIPLHNAVLFRAITRETLAKERLIELGKKISASTDSGGVLLALKEIICAEIQPLTACVHVSSEKREYDLLANSSRAKEDVECLGTTIGRVSSRFPLRAEGAMLGYLDIQSEKPISDEAASLFRGLAAFMAISLEKFRYIGQMLEKEKMEKELQVARDIQQSFLLQQPQKFPGLDIAFLNIPSSKVGGDYYDVIPLNEREIIFSVNDVSGHGVPASLLMAIFRSSFVFQLRRGGDIASTISHLNRLIAETTEPNLYVTSFTAKLDCRTGILSYINAGHPLPLVLRGKELLMLESGSTVVGMFAEVDYPVSSFAMQPGDRLIMYTDGVIEAENEDGEEYSLARLSAAVVGRRDLPAVAMQAALIDDLRSFCRRKDFSDDVTLMIVKYL, via the coding sequence ATGGCAGAGCGCATCAGCCGTTTCAAGGATGAAGTCCTGGGTTTGTATTCCGAGGTGAACCTTAACGCGCTTCTTGAAAAAATTACCGCCAGCATCAAGGCCTACATGGGCAGCGAAGAGGCTTCCATCTTCCTGTACGACCCGGAAAAGGAGGAGCTGACCTTTGAAACGGCCACCGGGGATCAAGAGAAGACCCTGAAGCAGATCGTCCTGAAAAAAGGCCAGGGCGTGGCCGGGTGGATCGCCGCCGAGCGGAAAGGGGTGATTATCAATGATTCGCAGCACGATCCGCGCCACACGGGCATGGTCGACCGCAAAATCCTCTTTCAGACCCAATCCATCCTGGGCGTGCCGGTGCTGCTCGAGGATCGGGTGCTCGGCGTGCTGGAGGCGGTGAACAAAAAGAGGGGAAAATTCAGCAAGGACGATTTGCAGGTGCTCCAGCAGATGGCCGGTTTCCTGGCTATCCCCCTGCACAACGCCGTTTTGTTCCGCGCCATCACCCGCGAGACGCTGGCCAAGGAGCGGCTGATCGAGCTGGGCAAAAAAATATCGGCCTCAACCGACAGCGGCGGGGTGCTGCTGGCGCTCAAGGAGATCATTTGCGCCGAGATCCAGCCGCTGACCGCCTGCGTCCACGTCAGCAGCGAAAAAAGGGAATACGACCTGCTGGCCAACAGCAGCCGTGCAAAGGAGGACGTGGAATGCCTCGGGACCACCATCGGCAGAGTCAGCAGCCGATTCCCCCTCCGCGCCGAAGGGGCTATGCTCGGCTACCTCGACATCCAGAGCGAAAAGCCGATCTCCGACGAAGCGGCCTCCCTGTTCCGCGGCTTGGCGGCCTTTATGGCCATTTCCCTGGAAAAATTCCGCTATATCGGCCAGATGCTGGAAAAGGAAAAAATGGAAAAGGAGCTGCAGGTCGCCCGCGACATCCAGCAGTCGTTCCTGTTGCAGCAGCCGCAGAAGTTCCCCGGGCTGGACATCGCCTTCCTGAACATTCCCAGCTCCAAGGTCGGCGGCGATTACTATGACGTCATCCCGCTCAACGAGCGCGAAATCATTTTCAGCGTCAACGACGTCTCGGGGCACGGCGTTCCCGCCTCGCTGCTGATGGCCATCTTTCGCAGCAGTTTCGTCTTCCAGCTGCGCCGCGGCGGCGACATCGCCTCGACCATCAGCCACCTGAACCGCCTGATCGCCGAGACCACCGAGCCCAACTTGTACGTCACCTCGTTCACCGCCAAGCTGGATTGCCGGACCGGGATCCTCAGCTACATCAACGCCGGCCACCCGCTGCCGCTGGTGTTGCGCGGCAAGGAGCTCCTGATGCTGGAGTCGGGCAGCACGGTGGTGGGCATGTTCGCCGAGGTCGACTACCCGGTTTCTAGCTTCGCCATGCAGCCCGGCGACCGGCTGATCATGTACACCGACGGGGTGATCGAGGCCGAGAATGAGGACGGCGAGGAGTATTCCCTGGCCCGGTTGAGCGCGGCGGTTGTCGGGCGGCGCGACCTGCCGGCCGTCGCCATGCAGGCGGCCTTGATCGACGATTTGAGAAGTTTTTGCCGGCGCAAGGATTTTTCCGACGACGTCACCCTGATGATCGTCAAATACTTGTAG
- a CDS encoding DUF5924 family protein — protein MAEFHIAFIWVSSLALPLLSRLQRLPENWRRRLRLLINYFQRNFYQQLLFFILPIYYFSASWGTGNMVFVLLVAASALLATMDIIYDRYLSRRWLVLAMFFAFNLFACINVMLPIVWNFKNSFALRLSALLALAGFASFCLTLREVSGRDRLLLVLAAALLLAGVSEVGRPLIPPAPLRLTASRFYLDFDPESTQAQPPLTHLPAGGPYKIYALTAISAPLGLKDRVGHRWYLNGRLVHASPFFTVQGGRKTGFRFWTFRTLKNILPDSTLLIELRTEAGQLIGRARLH, from the coding sequence GTGGCCGAGTTCCACATCGCCTTCATCTGGGTGAGCAGCCTGGCGTTGCCGCTGTTGTCCCGGCTGCAGCGCCTCCCGGAAAACTGGCGCCGCCGTCTGCGCCTGCTGATCAACTATTTCCAGCGCAATTTCTACCAGCAGTTGCTTTTTTTTATCCTGCCCATCTACTATTTCAGCGCCAGCTGGGGAACGGGCAACATGGTGTTCGTGCTGCTTGTGGCCGCATCGGCTTTGCTGGCCACCATGGACATCATCTATGACCGCTATCTATCCCGCCGCTGGCTGGTGCTGGCGATGTTTTTCGCCTTCAACCTGTTCGCCTGCATCAACGTCATGCTGCCCATCGTCTGGAATTTCAAGAATTCCTTTGCCCTGCGCTTGAGCGCCCTGCTGGCCCTGGCCGGGTTCGCTTCCTTTTGCCTCACCCTCAGGGAGGTAAGCGGGCGGGACCGGCTGCTGCTGGTCCTGGCCGCCGCCCTGCTGTTGGCCGGGGTCAGCGAGGTCGGCCGGCCGCTGATCCCGCCGGCGCCGCTGCGCCTGACCGCCAGCCGCTTCTACCTGGATTTCGACCCGGAAAGCACCCAAGCGCAGCCCCCGCTTACGCACCTGCCGGCCGGCGGCCCCTACAAAATTTACGCCCTGACCGCCATCAGCGCCCCGCTCGGGCTCAAGGACCGGGTCGGCCACCGCTGGTACCTCAACGGCAGGCTGGTGCACGCCTCTCCTTTTTTCACGGTCCAAGGGGGGCGCAAGACCGGCTTCCGCTTCTGGACGTTCCGCACCCTGAAGAACATCCTGCCCGATTCGACCCTGCTCATCGAGCTGCGCACCGAGGCCGGCCAGCTGATCGGCCGCGCCCGGCTGCATTGA
- a CDS encoding S28 family serine protease — MIKKWFSLLAIFCMLLSCSHGGGSENENETLLQKLQKLPDVIVTEIAPPQGYLQAFQIDVGQPVDHRYPNGSKFHQRIYLSHLGDDRPMVLSTRGYGVTRNSLDELTILLNANQIVVTHRYFPNAKPSPVDWRFLNIWQAASDHHRIVQMFKPLYPGKWVNEGASKGGMTAFYHRRFFPADVTATVAYVAPMMFGVEDPRFRAYLLEQAGTPADRDKIKAFQRLLLSRRAELLVLVQDLAARNGFAWPLGDEATLEYAVLEYLFSFWQYGDGDTSKIPAADAAPDVLFNYLDQVSGFSYYSPATIAYYESFYYQAYSELGYTPYVYDHLVDLLAAVPAPTYRVFAPAGVAMNFDAGAMIGVNSWLQASGNNIIYIYGANDPYTSAAVELTGQTNALRVIQPNANHLIRIAGLDERERVLRTLGEWLGISISTSVGLWERAAVANREQAALNREESRLGGMR; from the coding sequence ATGATAAAAAAATGGTTCAGCTTGCTGGCGATTTTTTGCATGCTCCTTTCCTGCAGCCACGGCGGCGGGAGCGAGAACGAAAACGAAACCCTGTTGCAGAAGCTGCAGAAACTTCCCGATGTCATCGTTACCGAAATAGCTCCTCCCCAGGGGTATTTGCAGGCATTCCAGATCGATGTCGGCCAGCCCGTCGATCATCGCTATCCCAACGGCAGCAAGTTCCATCAGCGCATCTACCTTTCCCACCTGGGTGACGATCGGCCCATGGTGCTCAGCACGCGCGGTTATGGCGTGACGAGGAATTCCCTAGATGAGTTGACCATCCTGCTCAACGCCAACCAGATCGTGGTCACCCACCGCTATTTCCCCAATGCCAAGCCTTCCCCGGTCGATTGGCGGTTTTTGAACATCTGGCAGGCGGCCAGCGACCATCATCGCATCGTGCAGATGTTCAAGCCGTTGTATCCGGGAAAATGGGTCAACGAGGGCGCATCCAAGGGGGGGATGACGGCCTTCTATCACCGCCGCTTTTTCCCCGCCGACGTGACCGCCACCGTGGCCTATGTGGCGCCGATGATGTTCGGGGTCGAGGATCCGCGCTTCCGCGCCTACCTGCTCGAGCAAGCGGGCACGCCGGCCGACCGGGATAAGATCAAGGCTTTTCAGCGCCTGCTGCTCTCCAGGCGCGCCGAGCTCCTGGTGCTGGTGCAAGACCTTGCCGCGCGCAACGGTTTTGCCTGGCCCCTGGGTGACGAGGCGACGCTGGAATATGCGGTGCTGGAATACCTTTTTTCCTTCTGGCAGTATGGCGACGGCGACACGTCGAAGATCCCGGCCGCCGATGCCGCGCCCGATGTGCTGTTCAATTACCTCGACCAGGTTTCAGGTTTCAGCTATTACTCGCCGGCGACCATCGCCTACTACGAGTCTTTCTACTACCAGGCTTACAGCGAGCTGGGCTACACCCCCTATGTCTACGACCATCTCGTCGACCTGCTGGCCGCGGTGCCGGCGCCGACCTACCGCGTCTTCGCCCCGGCCGGCGTCGCCATGAATTTCGACGCCGGAGCCATGATCGGCGTGAATTCCTGGCTGCAGGCCAGCGGCAACAATATCATTTACATCTACGGCGCCAACGATCCCTACACGAGTGCGGCGGTCGAGCTGACCGGACAAACCAACGCCCTGCGCGTCATCCAACCCAACGCCAACCACTTGATACGGATCGCCGGACTGGACGAAAGGGAGCGGGTGTTGCGCACGCTGGGCGAATGGCTCGGAATTTCCATCAGTACATCGGTGGGCCTCTGGGAGCGGGCCGCCGTTGCCAACCGGGAGCAGGCCGCGCTCAACAGGGAGGAATCCCGCCTCGGCGGCATGCGCTAA